A genomic region of Papaver somniferum cultivar HN1 chromosome 7, ASM357369v1, whole genome shotgun sequence contains the following coding sequences:
- the LOC113295827 gene encoding uncharacterized protein LOC113295827 yields the protein MVNGNDGEVPPPTKTLRDRLNPSRVIREPGVVLPASTVKFDIKPGTFGMLRKFRGIENENPYTHVRDFEMICDTMSYPNVPKDVLRLRLFPFSLEERANEWYHLIPSKTITTWDGLIEAFVKNFNLHYKTAAVRQSIQTFKQKIGETLHDYVERFNELLYQCPHHGFDKAHISQILYEGLDSETRMQVETMSGGQFTHQDPDECFDEFIELAEKTRQWDSMREPEITSNPIHRVNRIDNGSDIIRRLEALEMNQGSNQTMSCNSEPRTYPCTICGDQSHIGPHCPLFYPSETTRDQVSVLHGGMNFNYENRPKFDPYSNTYNPGWRHNPNFSWSKGAHQGDPSSNPPPGFHRNQDQVQEPIQVEQKVSSLEETLIKFMETSTRNSNQSSQKLDDFVLASQCYQQNTSQAIINLETQISQLSNRLSDRENGTFPSQPTPNPKGVNQVNESGSSNHNEHVKAVITLRSGKKLENWVEPPKDSSPSEKETEVDQTSSKDRDPNGPESAKNPSEEDILERVYTPPAPFPQRLAKKKPSTYAEILDIFKQVKINLPLLDAIKHVPTMDKFLKDMCTVKRDANVHKKAFFDPTS from the coding sequence ATGGTTAACGGAAATGATGGTGAAGTCCCGCCGCCAACCAAAACCCTTAGGGACCGTTTGAACCCGTCCAGAGTGATACGTGAACCTGGGGTAGTTTTACCGGCCAGTACGGTTAAGTTTGATATTAAACCTGGGACATTTGGAATGCTTCGAAAATTTAGGGGGATAGAGAACGAAAACCCGTATACCCACGTAAGGGACTTTGAAATGATCTGTGACACAATGAGTTACCCGAATGTCCCTAAAGATGTGCTTAGGTTGCgtctgtttcctttttccctaGAAGAGAGAGCCAATGAGTGGTACCACTTGATTCCCTCTAAAACAATCACCACCTGGGATGGCCTTATAGAGGCCTTTGTTAAGAATTTCAACCTACATTACAAGACTGCTGCTGTTAGGCAGTCTATTcaaacctttaagcagaaaataggtgagaccctaCATGATTACGtagaaaggtttaatgaattgttgTACCAATGCCCGCACCATGGCTTTGATAAAGCCCACATTTCCCAAATAttatatgagggccttgatagtgaaacccgaATGCAAGTAGAAACGATGAGTGGTGGACAGtttacccatcaagacccagatgaatgttttgacgagttcatTGAGTTAGCTGAGAAGACTCGTCAATGGGATTCAATGAGGGAGCCCGAAATAACTAGCAACCCTATCCATAGGGTCAATAGAATTGATAATGGGTCTGATATCATAaggcgtctagaggccttagagaTGAACCAAGGGTCCAACCAGACTATGAGCTGTAACAGTGAGCCCAGAACCTATCCATGTACCATTTGTGGTGATCAAAGTCATATTGGACCTCACTGTCCTTTGTTTTACCCTAGTGAAACTACTCGTGACCAGGTTAGTGTCTTACATGGTGGTATGAACTTTAATTATGAGAATCGGCCCAAGTTCGATCCCTATTCTAatacctataaccctggttggagacataaccctaatttttcgtgGTCCAAAGGTGCCCATCAGGGTGACCCATCTAGCAACCCACCACCAGGTTTTCATAGGAACCAAGATCAAGTCCAAGAACCGATCCAAGTTGAGCAAAAAGTGTCGTCTCTAGAGGAAACTCTAATAAAATTTATGGAAACTAGTACCCGAAATTCCAACCAAAGTAGCCAAAAGTTAGATGACTTTGTCCTGGCGAGTCAATGTTACCAACAGAATACTAGTCAAGCTATTATAAATTTAGAGACTCAGATAAGTCAACTTTCGAACCGGTTAAGTGATAGGGAGAATGGGACATTTCCTAGCCAACCAACTCCAAATCCGAAAGGAGTTAACCAGGTGAATGAGTCAGGTAGTTCTAACCACAACGAACATGTCAAAGCAGTtatcacccttaggagtggtaaaaaaTTGGAGAACTGGGTAGAACCACCTAAGGATAGTAGTCCATCTGAAAAAGAAACTGAGGTCGACCAAACTTCGTCTAAAGACCGTGACCCTAATGGACCTGAGAGTGCCAAGAATCCAAGTGAGGAAGATATCCTTGAGAGAGTGTACACACCACCTGCACCATTTCCTCAGAGACTCGCTAAGAAAAAGCCTAGTACATATGCTGAAATCCTAGACATCTTTAAGCAAGTTAAGATTAACCTGCCCTTGTTAGATGCAATAAAACATGTACCGACTATGGACAAGTTCCTAAAAGATATGTGCACTGTCAAGAGAGACGCGAATGTCCATAAAAAAGCATTTTTTGACCCAACAAGTTAG